The following proteins are co-located in the Trichomycterus rosablanca isolate fTriRos1 chromosome 14, fTriRos1.hap1, whole genome shotgun sequence genome:
- the LOC134327049 gene encoding E3 ubiquitin/ISG15 ligase TRIM25-like yields the protein MAESKIPVTQDEFSCSVCLETLRDPITTHCGHSFCMVCINNCWDQEDDKGTYSCPQCRQTFTPRPVVSKNIILTGVVENLRKRKFQDPLPSGPEDVECDSCTRKKYKAVKSCLVCLASFCETHIQLHYESPAYKKHKLVEASRRLKEQICSQHYKLLEVYCHTDQQCICMLCTMDDHKGHDTISAAAERTEKQKQLLEIQRKFQEKIQNREKEICELIIAVESHKVSFINKDVLIHTFCPGTRMDVCRFTLDPNTVNKNLRLSEENKVVTCSGTFQSYPDHPDRFDSYYQGLCKESVSGRCYWEVELSGNKMIFIAVSYKSISRKGDGVECVFGRNDHSWSLLCSPSSFSFWHNNKETEIPIMPSSSRIGVYVDYEAGTLSFYSVSDTMKLLHRVQTTFTQLLYPGFGLYYGSEVKLLYNESLHSRGSQI from the exons ATGGCCGAGTCCAAAATTCCAGTAACTCAGGAcgagttcagctgttcagtctgtctggaaacactgagAGATCCAATAACTACACactgtggacacagtttctgtatggtgtgtattaataactgctgggatcaggaggatgataagggaacatacagctgtccacagtgtagacaaaCATTCACTCCAAGACCTGTTGTGAGTAAAAACATTATTCTGACTGGAGTTGTGGAGAACCTGAGGAAGAGAAAATTCCAAGATCCACTTCCTTctggacctgaagatgtggagtgtgattCCTGCACTAGGAAAAAATACAAAGCAGttaaatcctgtctggtgtgtttggcctctttctgtGAAACTCACATCCAACTTCACTATGAATCTCCTGCTTATAAGAAGCACAAGCTGGTTGAAGCCTCCAGACGACTCAAGGAgcagatctgctctcagcattATAAACTTCTGGAGGTTTACTGTcatactgatcagcagtgtatctgcatgttgtgcaccatggatgatcataaaggacatgatacaatatcagctgcagcagaaagaactgagaaacag aagcagctgctggagatccagagaaaattccaggagaaaatccagaacagagagaaggaaaTTTGTGAGTTGATAATCGCCgtggagtctcacaaggtaagttttataaataaa GATGTTCTTATCCACACTTTCTGTCCTGGAACCAGAATGG atgtttgtcggttcacactggatccaaacacagtaaataaaaacctccgtctgtctgaggagaacaaagtggtgacctgcagtggaacattccagtcgtatcctgatcatccagatagatttgatagTTACTACCAGGGTCTGTGTaaagagagtgtgagtggacgctgttactgggaggttgagctGAGTgggaataaaatgatttttatagcagtgtcatataaaagcatcagcaggaagggagatggtgttgagtgtgtgtttggacgGAATGATCACTCCTGGAGTTTGTTATGTTCTCCATCCAGTTTTTCATTCTGGCACAATAACAAAGAGACtgaaattcccataatgccgagttcctctagaataggagtgtatgtggattatgaagcaggaactctgtccttctacagcgtctctgatacaatgaagctcctccacagagttcagaccacgttcactcagctcctctacccggggtttgGTCTTTATTATGGAtcagaagtgaaact ACTCTACAACGAGTCTCTTCACAGTCGAGGCAGCCAGATCTAA